The Mucilaginibacter mallensis genome has a segment encoding these proteins:
- a CDS encoding aspartyl protease family protein, with protein sequence MKKNKKIIFIVVAVLCQAFGPLSIAKTFVHNKTVENRWIAEIHFETIDNLIYVPVSVNGSAYCRFILDGGSSVCVVDSSIVNSLHLTGSGDGIIHGAGTGAVKVSYCDSITYKLKDIKTLVPRSDIINLSNAVPGQKLDGLLGYDFFLKYVIEINYKNKVIRLYQPESYHYKGKGSVVPISFFKKIPHFKAKVKVYGRALVEKDYAIDTGSSDVINENLLNVSTGPKKEVVGGVGVGQKFTIVQGKIETFQIGKYILHNLDGVSGADKIGAGLLSRYTVVFDYSRSHMILE encoded by the coding sequence ATGAAAAAAAATAAAAAAATCATATTTATTGTGGTCGCGGTCTTGTGCCAGGCTTTCGGGCCTTTAAGCATTGCAAAGACCTTTGTTCACAATAAAACTGTTGAAAACAGGTGGATTGCTGAAATCCATTTTGAAACGATTGATAACCTGATCTACGTACCTGTTTCAGTTAACGGGTCGGCATACTGTCGCTTTATTTTAGACGGCGGCTCCAGTGTTTGTGTAGTCGATTCGTCAATCGTTAACTCACTTCATTTAACAGGTTCAGGCGACGGAATTATTCATGGCGCGGGTACGGGGGCTGTCAAGGTTAGTTACTGTGATAGCATTACATATAAGCTTAAGGATATAAAAACATTGGTTCCCCGATCGGATATTATTAATCTGTCCAATGCTGTGCCGGGGCAAAAGCTTGATGGACTCTTGGGTTATGACTTCTTTTTGAAGTATGTTATTGAGATAAATTATAAAAATAAAGTTATCCGTTTATATCAACCGGAGAGTTATCATTACAAGGGAAAAGGTTCGGTTGTACCGATCAGCTTTTTCAAAAAGATACCGCACTTTAAGGCTAAGGTAAAGGTGTACGGCCGTGCCCTTGTGGAAAAAGATTATGCGATTGATACAGGGTCTTCCGATGTAATTAACGAGAATTTGCTAAACGTGTCTACCGGTCCTAAAAAAGAGGTAGTTGGGGGTGTCGGTGTTGGACAAAAGTTTACGATTGTACAGGGAAAAATAGAAACATTTCAGATAGGTAAGTACATCCTCCACAACCTGGATGGAGTATCGGGGGCTGATAAAATAGGTGCAGGGCTGCTTAGCAGATATACTGTCGTATTTGATTACTCACGGTCTCACATGATTCTGGAATAA
- a CDS encoding SDR family NAD(P)-dependent oxidoreductase encodes MSKLKNKVAVVTGASKGIGAAIAKHFAAEGAKVVVNYASSKEGADKVVKEITENGGIAIAVQADVSNEADVTRLFEETKKAFGGLDILVNNAVSQGYAPIEQISVADFHQSFNVNVLGSILTIQAALKLFGAKGGNIINISSGASKYPLPNASLYSATKAALDAFTIALSKELGAKNVRINSILPGATETEGAVSAGVTAGSEYEKMFVEKTPLGRRGQPADIAKAVVFLASDDAAWITGEQISVSGGMYGF; translated from the coding sequence ATGAGTAAATTAAAAAACAAAGTAGCGGTAGTTACCGGTGCTTCAAAAGGAATAGGTGCAGCTATCGCAAAACATTTTGCGGCAGAAGGCGCAAAGGTTGTTGTAAATTATGCCTCAAGTAAAGAAGGCGCTGACAAAGTAGTTAAGGAAATAACCGAAAATGGTGGTATAGCCATCGCTGTGCAGGCCGATGTATCCAATGAAGCAGATGTAACCAGGCTGTTTGAAGAAACAAAGAAGGCTTTCGGAGGCCTGGACATTTTAGTTAACAACGCGGTTTCTCAGGGATACGCACCTATTGAACAAATCTCAGTAGCAGATTTTCATCAGAGTTTCAACGTCAATGTGTTAGGGTCTATACTCACTATACAGGCAGCTTTGAAATTATTTGGCGCTAAGGGCGGCAATATTATCAATATCAGTTCGGGTGCAAGCAAATACCCTCTTCCTAATGCCTCATTATATTCAGCTACTAAGGCGGCGTTAGATGCCTTTACCATTGCGTTATCAAAAGAACTGGGTGCAAAGAATGTTCGTATCAATTCTATTTTACCGGGCGCTACAGAAACAGAAGGTGCAGTCAGTGCAGGTGTAACTGCCGGAAGTGAGTATGAAAAAATGTTTGTGGAGAAAACACCGCTTGGCCGCAGAGGCCAGCCCGCAGATATTGCAAAAGCTGTCGTATTCCTGGCTTCCGATGATGCAGCGTGGATTACGGGTGAGCAAATTTCCGTTTCGGGTGGTATGTATGGTTTTTAA
- a CDS encoding winged helix-turn-helix transcriptional regulator has protein sequence MSCKIEEFQQEQKKRMRAVQDSMDVLNGKWKISIISSICCYGKRRFSDILNDVEGVSNRMLSKELKELEINQLVKRTVLDTQPITVQYELTEHGNTLQTIISNLTDWGIVHRKKIVGK, from the coding sequence ATGAGTTGTAAAATAGAAGAGTTTCAACAGGAACAAAAGAAAAGAATGAGAGCCGTTCAGGATTCAATGGACGTGCTGAACGGGAAATGGAAGATCTCTATTATTTCGTCTATTTGCTGTTACGGGAAAAGGCGGTTTTCCGATATTTTGAATGATGTAGAAGGAGTTTCTAACAGAATGTTAAGCAAAGAATTAAAGGAATTAGAGATAAACCAGTTGGTAAAACGAACCGTTTTAGATACACAACCCATAACGGTTCAATATGAACTTACGGAACACGGCAATACGCTACAAACCATCATCAGTAATCTTACAGATTGGGGAATTGTACACCGAAAGAAAATTGTCGGGAAATAA
- a CDS encoding tautomerase family protein: MPFARIDLLKGKTAEYRATVADIVYKGIVDVLKAPDGDKFIVINEKSPENLIYDKNFLGWDRSPDFMLIQVTSTVGNNIDSKLAFFRYISDELRRQLDVRADDVMINMVFVDRSDWSFGDGQPW, from the coding sequence ATGCCATTTGCACGCATTGATTTACTAAAAGGAAAAACAGCTGAATATCGCGCCACAGTTGCCGATATCGTTTACAAAGGAATTGTTGATGTATTAAAAGCACCGGACGGGGACAAATTCATTGTCATTAACGAAAAGTCACCGGAGAATTTGATCTACGATAAAAACTTTCTCGGCTGGGACCGTTCACCGGATTTTATGCTGATCCAGGTAACCAGCACTGTCGGAAATAACATAGATTCGAAACTTGCCTTTTTCAGGTATATTTCTGACGAACTAAGAAGGCAATTAGATGTTCGCGCTGATGATGTGATGATCAACATGGTGTTCGTTGACCGCTCGGATTGGTCATTCGGTGACGGTCAGCCATGGTAA
- a CDS encoding collagen-like protein translates to MKKINYLLLLAAAMLFAASCGKDGAVGPQGSTGAKGAQGVVGPAGPAGANGQNGSVIYSGSTVPLTTTGANGDFYLNTSTGLLYGPKTTSGWGTGFSLVGATGATGATGAAGTPGSKTLSGVGAPATSLGSLGDYYLDDASYLLYGPKVSSGWGTPVSLQGPPGTANVMYTDWFTPPTYKKDTVFGVYGFSAKEAIPAITQSILDNGTVITYGKLNGYVSSIWPTNQVSELPISITYMDGSAANIDTWSAFATPGTLEIRLVSSLNAYGGISNAHQFRCIVIPGGVNIPATIGYAALQRYLRIKDN, encoded by the coding sequence ATGAAAAAAATTAATTATTTACTACTGCTTGCAGCAGCTATGCTGTTTGCAGCATCATGCGGTAAAGACGGCGCAGTTGGGCCGCAAGGTTCAACTGGAGCTAAGGGCGCCCAGGGTGTGGTTGGTCCGGCAGGGCCTGCTGGCGCTAACGGACAAAACGGAAGCGTGATTTACAGCGGCTCCACTGTGCCGCTGACAACGACGGGCGCTAACGGCGATTTTTACCTAAACACTTCAACTGGATTACTGTATGGCCCTAAAACCACCTCGGGCTGGGGTACTGGCTTTTCACTCGTTGGTGCTACAGGTGCAACCGGCGCTACAGGCGCAGCAGGTACGCCCGGCAGCAAAACGCTGAGCGGGGTTGGCGCGCCTGCAACCTCATTGGGCAGCCTGGGTGATTATTATCTTGATGATGCCAGCTATCTTTTGTACGGCCCTAAAGTTTCTTCCGGGTGGGGAACTCCTGTATCGTTACAGGGCCCTCCGGGCACTGCCAATGTTATGTACACCGATTGGTTTACCCCCCCTACTTACAAAAAGGATACAGTTTTCGGAGTGTACGGTTTTTCAGCTAAAGAAGCTATTCCTGCCATTACACAGTCAATACTTGACAATGGCACCGTGATCACTTATGGAAAATTAAACGGCTATGTTTCAAGCATATGGCCTACCAACCAGGTATCAGAATTACCTATTTCTATTACTTATATGGATGGTAGTGCGGCTAATATAGATACATGGTCCGCATTTGCCACACCGGGCACCCTTGAGATCCGCCTGGTGAGCAGCCTAAATGCATATGGCGGTATTTCAAATGCACACCAGTTCCGCTGCATTGTTATCCCCGGAGGTGTTAATATACCAGCAACCATAGGTTATGCTGCATTACAGCGTTACTTAAGGATAAAGGACAATTAG
- a CDS encoding NADPH-dependent F420 reductase — protein sequence MSNSKNKAASYAIIGFGKIGQALAKAFARNGIKVSVATTRDPESFAPDAAAIGSGIIPTTLAEAVKADVIFLAVRFESHPDVAKVLQTWQEKTIVDVTNAYGVPIEKMGGLPSARFVAQSFTGGKLVKGFNHLGAAILDQDPAVHGGRRVVFLASDDDGAAAEIGALAENLGFAPVKLGGLSEGGLLVQAHGNSWGKLIFQDLVKFD from the coding sequence ATGAGTAATTCAAAAAATAAAGCTGCGAGCTACGCAATTATCGGCTTCGGCAAGATCGGCCAGGCCCTGGCCAAGGCGTTTGCCCGCAACGGCATCAAAGTATCCGTTGCAACCACGCGCGACCCGGAAAGCTTTGCACCCGATGCGGCCGCCATCGGATCGGGGATCATTCCCACAACACTGGCGGAAGCCGTCAAGGCGGACGTCATCTTTTTGGCTGTGCGTTTCGAATCGCACCCGGATGTCGCAAAAGTGCTTCAAACCTGGCAGGAGAAGACCATTGTTGATGTGACCAATGCCTATGGCGTGCCCATTGAGAAGATGGGAGGACTGCCTTCTGCCAGGTTCGTGGCGCAGTCCTTCACTGGCGGAAAACTGGTTAAGGGCTTCAACCATTTGGGGGCTGCCATTCTTGACCAGGACCCGGCCGTACATGGTGGCAGGAGAGTCGTATTCCTGGCGAGCGATGACGACGGGGCAGCAGCGGAGATTGGTGCGCTTGCAGAAAATCTCGGTTTCGCGCCAGTCAAACTTGGCGGGCTTTCGGAAGGCGGACTGCTGGTGCAGGCGCACGGAAACAGCTGGGGTAAACTGATATTTCAGGACCTGGTCAAGTTCGACTGA
- a CDS encoding glucose 1-dehydrogenase, which produces MNRLKNKVAVITGGNSGIGFGIAQEFKNEGAKGVIVGRNQETLDSSVAQLGGNFIAINADVTNVADLGSVFKETAEKFGKIDVVVANAGAGAVGTVATFDEAAFDQAIDLNLKSVYFTVQKALPYMNDGGSIILIGSNAAHRAYANFTLYGAAKAAVIYLAKGFSSDLLDRKIRANVITPGTTDTPAFDKFVPAEQMEAVKKHFADQMPIGRIGQPADIGKTAVFLASDDSSFMLGAEILVDGGMTYLSK; this is translated from the coding sequence ATGAATAGATTAAAAAATAAAGTAGCAGTTATTACCGGCGGCAATAGCGGTATCGGGTTTGGCATTGCCCAGGAATTTAAAAATGAAGGTGCTAAAGGAGTTATTGTCGGCAGAAATCAGGAAACTTTAGATAGTTCTGTGGCTCAGCTTGGCGGTAATTTTATAGCCATAAATGCCGATGTAACCAATGTTGCCGACCTGGGCAGCGTGTTTAAAGAAACAGCTGAAAAATTTGGTAAAATAGATGTGGTTGTAGCCAATGCGGGTGCCGGAGCGGTAGGAACTGTAGCCACTTTTGACGAAGCCGCATTTGACCAGGCCATTGACCTGAACCTAAAAAGTGTTTACTTCACGGTCCAAAAAGCATTGCCATATATGAATGATGGTGGTTCTATTATTTTGATCGGGTCAAATGCAGCACATCGGGCCTATGCGAATTTTACGCTGTATGGCGCGGCAAAAGCAGCCGTCATTTATTTGGCCAAAGGATTTTCGAGCGACCTTTTAGATCGGAAGATCAGGGCAAATGTGATCACACCAGGTACCACAGATACCCCGGCGTTCGACAAATTTGTTCCCGCAGAACAAATGGAAGCGGTAAAAAAACACTTTGCAGATCAAATGCCGATAGGCAGGATCGGGCAGCCTGCTGACATTGGTAAAACAGCGGTTTTCCTGGCCTCTGATGATTCTTCGTTTATGCTTGGTGCTGAAATCCTTGTTGATGGTGGAATGACCTATTTATCTAAGTAA
- a CDS encoding nuclear transport factor 2 family protein, with the protein MKDKITQENVQIVQDFFAAIGGGDKQGLLALVAEEIEWIIPGKDWPLAGTHRGHAGLAKVLQKASEEVEMTYPKPPDFVAQGERVFVIGVATGKIKATNKAFKDDWVFDITVRNGKITNIREYIDTQALALASEMPISPKA; encoded by the coding sequence ATGAAAGACAAAATAACACAAGAGAATGTCCAGATTGTGCAAGACTTTTTTGCAGCAATTGGCGGCGGCGACAAACAAGGCCTGCTGGCACTGGTAGCCGAAGAGATTGAGTGGATCATTCCGGGTAAGGACTGGCCACTGGCTGGCACGCACCGCGGGCACGCAGGTTTGGCGAAGGTACTTCAGAAGGCGTCCGAAGAGGTGGAAATGACATACCCTAAGCCCCCCGATTTCGTGGCGCAGGGAGAACGGGTTTTCGTCATCGGCGTCGCTACAGGAAAAATCAAAGCCACAAATAAGGCGTTCAAAGACGACTGGGTTTTCGACATCACCGTTCGGAATGGCAAAATAACGAACATCCGGGAGTATATCGACACGCAAGCACTGGCCCTGGCCTCCGAGATGCCCATAAGCCCCAAGGCTTAA
- a CDS encoding Crp/Fnr family transcriptional regulator encodes MSNFEALFDYIQEISGKLLSEDDKHLLMEHFKPKKLRKRQYFLQEGDVCKNIGFIVKGSARTFTVDEKGHEHILKLSLENWWLADFESFYLLTPSRFNIEALEDLEVLQSTNAQIEEYLKHIPAFSSMANVISQNYTIANQKRMQAAISYTAEERYEDLISNYPQFLQRFPQNMIASYLGLSPETLSRLKKNSFK; translated from the coding sequence ATGTCCAATTTTGAAGCGCTTTTCGATTACATTCAAGAAATATCAGGCAAACTGCTTTCAGAAGATGATAAGCATTTGTTGATGGAGCATTTCAAACCCAAAAAACTTCGAAAACGGCAATACTTTTTACAGGAAGGAGACGTATGTAAAAATATAGGGTTCATTGTAAAAGGATCTGCCAGAACCTTTACGGTAGATGAAAAAGGGCATGAACATATACTGAAATTATCTTTGGAAAACTGGTGGCTGGCCGATTTTGAAAGCTTTTACCTGTTAACGCCAAGTCGGTTTAATATTGAAGCGCTGGAGGATCTGGAGGTTCTGCAATCAACCAATGCTCAAATTGAGGAGTATCTCAAACATATACCTGCCTTTTCATCGATGGCGAACGTAATCAGTCAAAATTACACCATTGCAAACCAGAAAAGAATGCAGGCCGCTATAAGCTATACGGCTGAAGAGCGTTACGAGGATTTGATCAGCAATTATCCGCAATTTCTACAGCGGTTCCCGCAAAACATGATCGCTTCTTATCTGGGTTTATCCCCGGAAACGTTGAGCAGGCTAAAGAAAAACTCTTTTAAATAG